One genomic window of Cyprinus carpio isolate SPL01 chromosome A23, ASM1834038v1, whole genome shotgun sequence includes the following:
- the LOC122135111 gene encoding ATP-dependent RNA helicase DDX19A-like, with protein MSTDSWALSVDEQESTAKSIGKLRIKAAGDANIPKTDGDGDKSDEEEKEDRATQSLLNKLIRSNVVNNTNQVEVLQRDPNSPLYSVKTFEELRLKPQLLKGVYEMGFNRPSKIQENALPMMLAEPPQNLIAQSQSGTGKTAAFVLAMLSHVDPSLKWPQCLCISPTYELALQTGKVIEQMGKFYSEVKLAYAVRGHKMDRGVKIKEQIVIGTPGTVLDWCVKLKLIDPKKIKVFVLDEADVMIATQGHQDQSIRIQRMLPKGCQMLLFSATFEDSVWKFAERVVPDPNIIKLKREEETLDTIKQYYVLCNSKEDKFNALCNIYGAITIAQAMIFCHTRKTANWLAGQLSKEGHQVALLSGEMVVEQRAAVIERFRDGKEKVLITTNVCARGIDVEQVSVVINFDLPLDKDGNPDNETYLHRIGRTGRFGKRGLAVNMVDSQRSMEILKTYEKHFNKKIGRLDTDDLDEIEKIAN; from the exons ATGTCAACCGACTCGTGGGCTCTATCTGTGGACGAACAAGAGTCTACAGCCAAGTCT ATTGGGAAATTGCGGATTAAGGCAGCTGGAGATGCAAATATACCCAAGACTGATG GTGATGGtgacaaatctgatgaagaagaaaaag AGGACAGAGCCACTCAGTCTCTCCTAAACAAGCTGATCAGAAGCAATGTGGTCAACAACACGAACCAAGTGGAGGTTCTTCAGAGGGACCCAAACTCACCACTTTATTCAGTCAAGACCTTCGAGGAGCTGAGACT GAAACCTCAGTTGCTCAAAGGCGTCTATGAAATGGGCTTCAACAGACCTTCTAAAATCCAAGAGAATGCCCTTCCCATGATGCTCGCCGAACC ACCTCAGAATCTGATCGCTCAGTCTCAGTCTGGCACTGGTAAAACAGCAGCCTTCGTGCTGGCCATGCTCAGTCATGTGGACCCAAGCTTAAAATGGCCTCAG TGTTTGTGCATTTCTCCCACATATGAGCTCGCTCTGCAGACGGGTAAAGTCATCGAGCAGATGGGCAAGTTCTATTCAGAAGTCAAACTGGCATATGCTGTTCGAGGACATAAAA TGGATCGTGGCGTTAAGATCAAGGAGCAGATCGTCATCGGCACACCTGGGACGGTTCTGGACTGGTGTGTTAAGCTGAAGCTCATTGACCCGAAAAAGATCAAAGTGTTTGTTCTGGACGAGGCTGATGTGATGATCGCCACACAGGGACACCAGGACCAGAGCATCCGCATTCAGAG AATGCTGCCCAAAGGCTGTCAGATGTTACTTTTCTCTGCCACCTTTGAGGACTCTGTGTGGAAGTTTGCTGAGCGGGTCGTGCCAGATCCCAACATCATCAAGCTTAAACGTGAAGAGGAGACCCTGGACACTATCAAGCAGTACTACGTGCTCTGTAACAGCAAAGAGGACAAGTTCAATGCACTCTGTAACATCTACGGAGCCATTACTATCGCACAAGCTATGATCTTCTGTCAT ACTCGGAAAACAGCCAATTGGCTCGCCGGCCAGCTGTCTAAAGAGGGCCACCAGGTGGCGCTCCTCAGTGGGGAAATGGTAGTCGAGCAGAGAGCTGCAGTTATTGAGCGTTTTAGAGACGGCAAGGAGAAAGTTCTCATCACTACTAATGTCTGTGCCAGAG GTATTGATGTTGAACAAGTGTCAGTGGTGATCAACTTTGACCTTCCACTGGACAAAGACGGCAATCCAGACAATGAAACATACCTCCACCGGATCGGCAGAACTGGTCGTTTTGGCAAGAGAGGACTCGCTGTCAACATGGTGGACAGTCAGCGCAGCATGGAGATTCTCAAGacatatgaaaagcatttta